The DNA segment actgaaatttattaaataatactgaaactataaaaataacTACTTACTTTATTTATACTAATTTTGGTATACTTCAGgcactttttataatttttatttttgtcatttatgttttaaaaagttggttacaatacaattaaaaattaaatgacaTTATGAGTTAGtgtttaacaaaattttaaaaaagttacgTGAaaccaatgttctaaaaataGGTCTAGGCAGACGTAAATAGGGTTTGAACGAAACGACTTTTTCAaacttatttattaaaaaattgatttaggCGTTAAAAAAATTGGTCCAAACGTCCGTCTAAAGAATAATTTTCTATGAGGCGCCTAACCACCGGCTaacgatttttagaacattgggTGAAACTGTATAAATTCTGTGAATGATTTatgaaatagtaaaaaaaatagttaaacttCAAACtatggaaaaaataaaataaaaaacttaatcTTCGTTgaaaaattaaatgtaataaataaaaataaaatgatattatAACTTAATACTTTTATTCtagaattttgttaaaataatttaaaacttttttaaccCAAGATATTATAaccttaaaattaaattaaattaaattaaatataacatcTAGCCGTTTAAaactcatgaaaaaaaaataagtttgtcAACAACATATAACAATAAAGTTTAAACAGTATCAgcaattcatatatatttttataaaactatatttataaattaaataaaaaactttatatGTACGTACGGATCAAAATCTGGGAAAGATACTAGTTGGTTTCTAAAACGGTTGTATGTCTTATCTCATCGTGCGAGTCGGTCAAGACAGCCATCCATCGAAAATAACTTAAAATGagtataaaacaaaaactatcgatgaattttcagcaatatgttacAAAATCTGTTAGAAATTCGAGCGTCACTGCATCAGTAATAAATTACTAAATCGTCGAAAATTGACCAGCTTGTAATGAAAGATAAAGCAGTGGTCGCCACCACGCTATTTCTACCTTGGTTTCAGTGTTTTACTAGTAAAAAGCAAAGAGGACAACACACAAATTGGAGTCTCTATAGGATTTTCAATTGTACACTGAATTGTAGTATTATTTAGTTTCTAAAGTTTATGGATTTTAAgagaatataaattataaaattttaacaaaaactaTATTCCAAAATCTGATGTCATGATGATTTCTGTATCGGCAttcttcttttgatttttaGCCTCTTTCTACAAAAgaacatctataaattaataatattgagactttaaaattttccaaaaactaTATTCCAAAATCTGAAGTCATGATGATTTCTGTATCGGCAttcttcttttgatttttaGCCTCTTTCTACAAAAgaacatctataaattaataatattgagactttaaaattttattaatttatagaaatattaatttacaaaagtttacttgtttagatttttattttaagatatatttattataaaataaaaattatatatttgattttagtgtatatatattaattattaattttttaaatttgacagttatattaattttattatattatatggtgtatacaatatatattggatagaacttaaatgtggttttagatataatattactaagtctcatcaaaaatatattaaatgttaaaaaatataaaaataattccattgacaataaaaaaaaaatatagtaataggtTCTTACTtgtataaaatatgtatatataaattattaatttatgagtttaatgggatcatatatttacatataattttcttaaaaaaatattatcttattattttatcgatttgtatcAAATTTTGAACCGGTCCAAGTTGGGACcggaaaaatttattaatttatagagattattaatttatcgagtattaatttatagaagttcTACTTTTAGTTTTGGAATGTAAAAAATTTAGACctccaaaacaaaaattaaacaaGCGCATAAGttggaataatttttttttgttatacatCTATATAAGACTACTAGAAAAGGCAATTCCACTCATCAAATGATTTTTATTCCAAACATTGATTAGAATTCTCCAGTGGGATATTAAAGTGCAATTATCAGACCTAGCAATAATGTGGGTGAAAAATGATCAAAGATCAGTATATGAATTAAGTTGTTTTAACGATAACCGATAGAGGTTTAGAATGTGTTAAAAAGGAAAAGTTAGGGTTATTCgaggtttttttttgtgacattAAAAGATTATTCTATTATTCAATCTTGAAGTGCTATGAGAGTCCTGGCCATAATagaataattgataaaaattagattCCAACAAAAATCTCAAGCGATATTAGCCAACATATCTGATATCTGGTTATACGCTTTTGGTATGTGCATGATCTTGAAGTCCTAGAATCTTCCTAGAATTAGTGATAACTCTATTAGTTCTGTTAAAAAGCTTGGCCAAAATGATAGATCTTGAATTATTGAAATGATATCTTTACGGTATGCTCTATAGTGTTGGCCCAAGCCCGTGTCCCCCGTATAATACTAATTAAGGGgcccaatttttttataaatctatatttttatatataataaattataaatataatatataaaattgaaaagggtccaaaattatttgatatgtatatagtttattttcattacaaaatattcaaaatattactgattaaattttaaaaatattttaaacattatctgtatataaattttagagggtaaatttttttttttgccctatAGCCCCTGACAATGTTGAGCCGGCCCTGCTTACAGAGGATAGAGCCATTTAACCAATGGACTAAAAACTTTTGTGGATTTTGTGGCTGATATTATACTTAATAACAATAAGGCCGGAAGCCCATGTTTCATTAGCTTATGGCAAAGGCCGGCTCTGGTTATAAGAGAATATAATTTCTGCATGCAACTTAGATGATAATCGTCTCTTTTTGTTTCGCAACTTTACGAGTTGTTGTTTTCCAAATTCTTCTAGCCATATCCAATCATACTCACTatattttgattctaaattccATAATCCATCTACTAAATAAATACTCTGCAAGCATAAACTTGTGCATTATGTATCTGCTGTAGTGGCTGTGCATTTTCTGAAGCCCATGAGTTAGCATCAAACCATGCATGACATTTACCTTTGGTATATCCCTGTTCGAAACTACGCTAGGCGCTAGTCGGGCGGTAATCCTGGGCCTAGCGAGTTACCGAAAATCGGGGATTAAGCGGGGTATACGCGGGGATtagtttttatatgttttaaattataaatatatgtatatataccaaTACATGTGAATGTTTAACGAATAATCAACATAGCTCAGTGGTTTGCTTAGCAATTGTTGCAGTAACAGGTATTGTGTTCGATTCTACTCTGATGCaacttttcttttattataaatagcgcaagtcagaaaaaaaaaaattagaaaccaATGGCATTTGTCCCACATCGAGACTAATTCCTTTGAAGAGGAGCCTCAAAGTCTTCTATAAATACATAGAGGAGATCTCAGCTCTTCTCAAGCAAATGGGCTGTCTTATAGCCCAAACATTTGTTTTCAAAGTCCAAAATTTTTATGTTCAAATTGGTCTTTTTGTCCGATTTCTGGGCAATTAGGCGGCGATTAGTCGGGTTTTAAGTGATTTATTGCTTATCCGACTTATTGTAACGATTTGGCTAAAACCGCGGCGGTGCACCACCGTCGAACGCTTATGCGGACGCCTAGGCGGCTGGGCGTCCGCGTTTTAGAACAGGGGGTATATCTAATTAGCTCCAGCGGATCACTTGTCATTTCTCTgaacattttattattttgggctttctagaaatatcaaataatccaaaaatattgGTCTTTGTCTAATCCCATATATACTATTTGATTTTTCCTTCGGAACAAATAATCCAAATTCAAGTAGATACTTGATATTGGAAAAATGTTCAGATAGTGTGGGCCCAAGTTTGTATGGATGTTGGACATTCAAAGATCGCATGTTAACCGATTCGTTAGGTTCTCCACATCTCAAGTAATGATTATCATATCACATATAACGGCATATTAAATTTCTTGTAACGAATAAATATCACGATATTTTTCGGCAaaactatacatatatatatatttttccaaaatcacaaaatcttgttttccaCTACACcataaaatcatgttttcttaTCAAAATCGTATAAGcatttttttccgtcaaaacaaGCTTTTTCTGCCAAAAACCAGAGGATTGTATTTTCCAGCCAACGATCTAAAAGCGCCGAAaccataattttgaaaatacaaAAAGATATTGAGATTCTAAGTTTCACGTGGTTTAttgttttaggtttttttttgcgAATTGAACTTAAAATAGGCTGGATTTTTTGTGGACTAGGATCGTAATTTTACTGTATGTTAACTCTATTAGTAAGCAACAAAATTTCGTTACATATTCTATTTGTTCATTGATATTATTAGAAAAGGACCTTAGAagtctaattattattttatgaagcctggaaaaaaaaattttggtaaaaatgaagcctggaaaattattatttgatatatttttatctaaacTTATAACTTCTGGAGCTtagaaaataaatcttaaatagaatacaatttttttggttaaaattcTATGTTTATTTTGGTTCCAATATGATTCAAATTTCGATTAAAAAGACTAAAAATGACTAAGGTTTAAAGTAGTATTATGGTTTagtattattcaaaaatatattatgttatatcTGGTTAATGagtaaatatcaaatttattaatGGTTTCTTTTGTCAACCTTATTTCGTTTtagttttcttctttgtttttcctCCCAGCTCGAGATTTCACTAGCTTCTTTGAAGgcgttgataaaaaaaacaacttgGTCCAAATAGGTATAGTTGCTACTATGGGCCAAATGAAGCCCATTAAAAGATCCATAAGTCTGTCTTCATCTCCACCATTTCTCTCAAGCTCGACAGTCTATCAGATGGCGTTGCGACATCTGAGTCGACCGAGAGACATCGTAAAGAGATCGACGAAGAAGTACCTCGACGAACCTCTATACCACCGTCTCTTCAAAGACGGCGGATCAGAGGTAAGCGTTCGCCAGCAGCTGAATCAGTTCCTAAAGGGCACTAAGCACGTCTTCAAATGGGAAGTCGGAGATACCATCAAGAAGCTCCGAAGCCGCGGCCTCTATTACCCAGCTCTCAAGGTATCGCATTTTCGTTTTATTAGGGATTCGCTTTTCTTGATTTAGTTGTCATCTTCATTTTCATTGTGCGTCGAAGCTATCTCAAGTTATGGAACATAGAGGTATGAACAAGACGGTGAGTGATCAAGCAATCCATCTCGATCTCGTCGCCAAAGCTCGTGGAATCGCTGCTGGGGAGACTTACTTCGTCAATCTTCCGGAAACGTCTAAAACCGAGCTCACCTACGCGTCTCTTTTGAACTGCTACTGCAAGGAGTTGATGACTGAGAAAGCAGAGGGTCTTCTCAACAAGATGAAAGAGCTCAAATGAATAGAGATGGTAGAGTTGCTCCAGATTGGACTACATACAGCAATATGGCGTCTATATACGTTGATGCGAGACTGTCTGAGAAGGCTGAGAAGGCTCTTCAAGAACTTGAGATGAAAAACACGGACAGGGATTTTAAGGCGTATCAGTTTCTTGTTACATTGTATGGACGGCTTGGGAAACTGTCTGAAGTTTATAGGATTTGGCGTTCGTTGAGGCTGGCTATACCGAAAACCTCCAATGTAGCTTATTTGAACATGATACAAGTGCTGGTGAACTTGAAAGATGTAACTGGTGCGGAGACACTGTTCAAGGAATGGCAAGCTAACTGTACTACTTATGACATAAGGGTTGTGAATGTGATGATTGGAGCTTATGCAAAAGAAGGTCTCATCGAAAAAGCAAAAGAGCTCAAGGAGAAAGCTCCGAGAAGAGGAGGAAAGCCCAATGCTAAAACGTGGGAGATCTTCATGGATTACTATGTCAAGAGCGGTGATACGGCTCAAGCACTTGAGTGTATATCTAAGGCAGTTTCTATCGGCAAAGGAGATGGTGGTAAGTGGTTACCGTCACAGGAAGCAATCAGTACTTTAATGAGCCAGTTCGAGGTAAAGAAAGATGTTAATGGAGCTGAGAATTTGTTGGAGATTTTTAAGAAGGGAACTGATGATAGTATAGGCGCAGAGATCTTTGAATCGTTGGTAAGAACATATGCAGCAGCAGGGAAGAGTCATCCTGCTATGCGCCAGCGTCTGAAGATGGAAAAGGTTGAGGTTAATGAAGCGACGCAGAAGCTTCTTGATGCATTATGTCGCCAAGAGTGAGTAAGGTCTCTGTTcatctctcttctccttcatatTTTTTCCTTTAGGGAGGGTACTTGCATTCTTACAGCTCTGTTTCTTATTTGTAATAAGAATAGGTGATAGCGAATACGCAAATCAATCTTATGGGTCTGTTTTACATTCACATGCGACCGTTTGTTTCATGTGTTTTCTGTGAATTGTTTCGAGCCTAGCTTCCATTTACAGTTAGAGACAACAAAACTCGCTCTGTGTAATCTCCTTTTTGGGAATCTTGAAACATCCAATGCCCTCATCCAGATAATTAGAAATTATCtaatttttctctttctctctctctcttttgtttatGGTTTGTCATAACAAACTAATAGCACGCTGCACGTAGAGCTTGAAGTGATCGACGGATAATCGGCCGGAAACTAGTGATGGTCATAGCTCAAATCCTAATCTATCTATTAACCCCTTAAGTATATATACAATGATGTCTATTTAAAATATGCTGGAAACTATCATCGAACATTTCAATCGATCATATATGCCCTATCAATCTATGGTATAAATCCGAA comes from the Brassica rapa cultivar Chiifu-401-42 chromosome A01, CAAS_Brap_v3.01, whole genome shotgun sequence genome and includes:
- the LOC103830017 gene encoding LOW QUALITY PROTEIN: pentatricopeptide repeat-containing protein At1g60770 (The sequence of the model RefSeq protein was modified relative to this genomic sequence to represent the inferred CDS: inserted 1 base in 1 codon), which produces MALRHLSRPRDIVKRSTKKYLDEPLYHRLFKDGGSEVSVRQQLNQFLKGTKHVFKWEVGDTIKKLRSRGLYYPALKLSQVMEHRGMNKTVSDQAIHLDLVAKARGIAAGETYFVNLPETSKTELTYASLLNCYCKELMTEKAEGLLNKMKELXMNRDGRVAPDWTTYSNMASIYVDARLSEKAEKALQELEMKNTDRDFKAYQFLVTLYGRLGKLSEVYRIWRSLRLAIPKTSNVAYLNMIQVLVNLKDVTGAETLFKEWQANCTTYDIRVVNVMIGAYAKEGLIEKAKELKEKAPRRGGKPNAKTWEIFMDYYVKSGDTAQALECISKAVSIGKGDGGKWLPSQEAISTLMSQFEVKKDVNGAENLLEIFKKGTDDSIGAEIFESLVRTYAAAGKSHPAMRQRLKMEKVEVNEATQKLLDALCRQE